A section of the Tenrec ecaudatus isolate mTenEca1 chromosome 10, mTenEca1.hap1, whole genome shotgun sequence genome encodes:
- the PPP1R26 gene encoding protein phosphatase 1 regulatory subunit 26, with product MFLMNGPPVATLQSKWEAFGPSGGFRFPGCFSEPTESAARTAVNTKVQLVIGRLRSDASTLGMSHEHAARRGHRGDPCRGARPAANPATPRGQPVFSTCVLAAGLNPPGEAAGAASDPLALDSDSDDSVDRGIEEAIQEYLKAKSISHQPVPGSTLPPRAPEGGSRCKPEPPPNSAMTPLCPAKPRGGTVAAGGGPRRGDPRGPASPGSVSSEDSFEQSIRAEIEQFLSEKRQLRTQKAHVPADRKPEPGGLAARLVSPSSTEPATRVQHQDDPGAGKEFLFRKQKAAGQPRGPRTKEPEAPSNVRVAAPRPAALGRPLDTAQHKVGTRRGTGTGRRGRRAKSMALVPRALDSSSSDDGIETAIQLYQLEKTRREVGSGDVQHRAPPREEKVPGPATSSTTWNASPEPLRRKKKVSITKTTDLRPATPESSRPTRPSKESTGGPPPGGTATRSELTERTMGRADTSTELMCAEAILDISTTVLPVPEETSNRALPTSRLFHVPHAPAHSDGDSGSVDSDDSIEQEIRTFLALKAQSGSLLARAEGPPPHTWSPGPNGRARSPRALPPTAPVTSLNCKRKCRGGSRTPKSSAPRKSKEGVQDADHSQGHMPGQGRAGEAPAREEAEASSPPLLSKAAGHADELVAPEGREGLPSDPGKVDEARGAAPKRGSGDDKSSSLDSDEDLDTAIKDLLRSKRKFKRRNREPCGPASRKRVRFSTAETQSPEMLGNGRRDWRDRSPGALRSCLAKSKRDGGEGTVVAARRPGASSGDTPRKKSPGVGLCCDGTEAPHPAAATPLSDDSSSVDSDDSIEQEIRKFLAEKAKESVGCANSQGGPLPLQAGGLPGPGTLGRREPVPSLCTWSQKPQAASQPTEGPRSTERATGMPNAARVFSQVAPGLPATLDPSEQVLPRASPGAFSAKGGSATRRHTHGSRELSPRGAEPAATTESTLGQLPASAKAGVEAQSASTFPGSHLSPWPEREGQGGLRSTWALAPDVTWKGVLGAEQDGSTGGLAKCPPGLPFSGFAPLLSTQLFHFGKSVSWGGMQASLFSSPLGLPLQGPSFSAFRQAPLAPGPGFGSSHLLAKKEACQWPNRKPPAGLGLPDRRTPGSEENTVDLRHRHRGIDGDDEDQQALGSDASEFSDTSMEDGGSGVPGRVLQL from the coding sequence ATGTTCCTCATGAATGGGCCACCTGTGGCCACTCTGCAGTCGAAATGGGAGGCCTTCGGGCCCTCAGGGGGCTTTAGGTTTCCCGGGTGCTTCTCAGAGCCCACCGAGAGTGCTGCGAGGACGGCGGTCAACACCAAGGTGCAGCTGGTCATCGGCAGGCTGCGGAGCGACGCGTCCACCCTGGGCATGAGCCATGAGCATGCCGCACGCAGAGGCCACCGTGGGGACCCATGCCGGGGTGCCAGGCCGGCTGCCAACCCCGCCACACCCAGGGGACAGCCTGTGTTCTCCACCTGCGTGCTGGCTGCTGGCCTCAACCCTCCGGGGGAGGCAGCAGGGGCCGCCTCAGACCCCCTGGCGCTGGATTCAGACAGCGACGATTCCGTGGACCGGGGCATCGAGGAAGCAATCCAGGAGTACCTGAAGGCCAAGAGCATCAGCCACCAGCCCGTGCCCGGCAGCACCCTGCCTCCCAGGGCTCCAGAGGGGGGCAGTCGATGCAAGCCGGAACCGCCCCCCAACAGCGCCATGACTCCTCTGTGCCCTGCCAAGCCCAGAGGGGGCACCGTGGCAGCTGGTGGTGGTCCTCGCCGTGGCGACCCCCGGGGCCCCGCCTCGCCCGGGAGCGTGAGTAGTGAGGACTCCTTTGAGCAGAGCATCCGGGCAGAGATCGAGCAGTTCCTGAGCGAGAAGAGGCAGCTGAGGACCCAAAAGGCCCATGTGCCTGCCGACAGGAAGCCCGAGCCCGGCGGCCTGGCGGCCCGGCTGGTGTCTCCATCCAGCACAGAGCCGGCCACCAGGGTGCAGCACCAGGACGACCCCGGAGCTGGCAAGGAGTTCCTCTTCCGAAAACAGAAGGCTGCAGGACAGCCCCGAGGCCCCAGGACCAAGGAGCCTGAAGCCCCCAGCAACGTTAGAGTGGCAGCCCCCCGGCCAGCGGCCCTAGGACGCCCTCTGGACACAGCTCAGCACAAAGTAGGCACCCGGCGCGGCACAGGCACTGGGCGGAGGGGCAGGCGAGCCAAGAGCATGGCCCTGGTGCCCAGGGCCTTGGACTCCAGCAGCAGCGATGACGGCATCGAGACGGCCATCCAGCTCTACCAGCTGGAGAAGACACGCAGGGAGGTGGGCAGCGGGGACGTGCAGCACAGGGCCCCGCCCAGAGAAGAGAAGGTGCCCGGACCAGCAACCAGCAGCACCACCTGGAACGCCTCGCCTGAGCCCCTCCGGAGGAAGAAGAAGGTGTCCATCACCAAGACCACTGACCTCAGACCAGCTACCCCGGAATCCAGCCGGCCCACCCGGCCCTCAAAGGAAAGCACAGGTGGACCCCCACCAGGAGGCACAGCTACCAGGAGTGAGCTTACGGAACGGACCATGGGCCGGGCCGACACGTCCACAGAGCTCATGTGCGCCGAAGCCATTCTGGACATCTCCACGACAGTTCTGCCGGTGCCCGAGGAGACCAGCAACCGGGCCCTGCCCACCAGCagactcttccatgtcccccatgCACCCGCCCACTCGGATGGTGACAGCGGCTCGGTGGACAGTGATGACAGCATCGAGCAGGAGATCCGGACCTTCCTGGCACTGAAGGCCCAGTCAGGCAGCCTGCTGGCCCGGGCAGAGGGTCCCCCGCCACATACCTGGAGCCCTGGGCCCAATGGCCGGGCAAGGAGCCCCAGAGCCCTGCCCCCTACGGCACCGGTCACCTCACTGAACTGCAAAAGGAAATGTCGAGGGGGCAGCCGCACCCCAAAGTCCTCAGCCCCAAGGAAGAGTAAGGAGGGTGTCCAGGATGCTGACCACAGCCAAGGGCACATGCCCGGCCAGGGGAGGGCTGGTGAGGCCCCAGCCAGGGAGGaggctgaggccagcagcccaccccTCCTGTCCAAGGCAGCCGGGCATGCCGACGAGCTGGTAGCcccagaggggagagaggggctgCCATCCGACCCCGGCAAGGTGGACGAGGCCAGGGGCGCGGCTCCGAAGAGGGGCTCAGGTGACGACAAGAGCAGCTCGCTGGACAGCGACGAGGACCTAGACACAGCCATCAAGGACCTGCTGAGGTCCAAGCGGAAGTTCAAGAGGAGGAACAGGGAGCCCTGCGGCCCTGCGAGCAGAAAGAGGGTCCGCTTCAgcactgcagagacacagagtccGGAGATGCTGGGCAATGGCCGGCGAGATTGGAGGGACCGGAGCCCCGGTGCGCTGAGGAGCTGCCTCGCCAAATCCAAGAGGGATGGTGGAGAGGGCACGGTGGTGGCGGCTAGGAGGCCTGGGGCCAGCAGTGGGGACACGCCGAGGAAAAAGTCCCCGGGGGTCGGGCTGTGTTGCGATGGCACAGAAGCCCCCCATCCTGCGGCAGCCACCCCCCTGTCAGACGACAGCAGCTCCGTAGACAGCGATGACAGCATCGAGCAGGAGATTCGAAAGTTTCTGGCCGAGAAGGCCAAGGAGTCCGTGGGCTGTGCCAACAGCCAAGGTGGTCCCCTCCCTCTGCAGGCAGGAGGTCTTCCGGGACCAGGGACGCTGGGCAGAAGGGAGCCGGTGCCCAGCCTGTGCACATGGAGCCAGAAACCCCAGGCAGCCTCCCAGCCAACTGAGGGGCCTAGGAGCACCGAGCGGGCCACCGGGATGCCCAACGCGGCCAGGGTCTTCAgccaggttgccccaggcctcccTGCTACCCTGGACCCAAGTGAGCAAGTGCTGCCCAGGGCCTCCCCAGGGGCTTTCTCTGCCAAAGGGGGCTCTGCAACCAGGAGGCATACCCACGGCAGCAGAGAACTGAGTCCGAGAGGGGCTGAGCCTGCCGCCACCACAGAAAGCACCCTGGGGCAGCTGCCCGCCAGTGCCAAGGCCGGTGTGGAGGCCCAGAGTGCCAGCACCTTCCCAGGgagccacctgagcccctggcccgAGAGGGAGGGCCAGGGCGGGCTCCGGAGCACATGGGCGCTGGCCCCAGACGTGACATGGAAGGGAGTCCTGGGGGCCGAGCAGGATGGCAGCACGGGGGGCCTGGCCAAGTGCCCACCTGGCCTGCCCTTCTCGGGGTTCGCCCCCCTGCTGTCCACGCAGCTGTTCCATTTTGGCAAGAGTGTTTCATGGGGGGGCATGCAGGCCAGCCTCTTCAGCTCCCCGCTGGGCCTGCCGCTGCAGGGACCCTCCTTCTCGGCCTTCCGCCAGGCCCCGCTGGCCCCCGGCCCCGGGTTCGGGAGCTCCCACCTGCTGGCCAAGAAGGAGGCCTGTCAGTGGCCAAACCGGAAGCccccagcaggcctggggctgcctgacCGGAGGACCCCGGGGTCAGAAGAGAACACTGTCGACCTGAGACACAGGCACAGGGGCATCGATGGGGATGATGAGGACCAGCAGGCCCTGGGCAGCGATGCCAGCGAGTTCAGCGACACCTCCATGGAGGACGGTGGCAGTGGGGTGCCCGGCCGTGTCCTCCAGCTGTGA
- the PIERCE1 gene encoding piercer of microtubule wall 1 protein, with translation MLAVRRLGSDRSSPCAQQKETPQGPLHPHRGPRAPGSTACRENPAAGPARVSAGRGSVTGRAGFWIPAGPGAPAGWRGALKSRPLPFRWPSRRLATGRHADLRGRLCNPASFWSFLPPLVRSNMSQEDPQAMAGPPEQKAEAPPEKTCDCYHVSADLPARFNNPGWFRGYRSQQPVSVYRTSNQAYGGRAPTVHEMPKVYYPTSGKFSQHLATFGMSRSSTLNVSMDKSFVTGPDNNITPFDRLDFHPSYNPNQPSICS, from the exons ATGCTGGCTGTTAGGCGGCTCGGTTCCGACCGCTCGTCGCCCtgcgcacagcagaaggaaacaccgcaggGCCCGCTCCATCCTCACCGCGGCCCGCGGGCTCCCGGTTCCACTGCCTGTCGGGAAAATCCCGCCGCTGGCCCGGCCCGAGTCTCCGCAGGACGTGGCTCAGTGACCGGCCGCGCGGGGTTCTGGATCCCGGCTGGCCCGGGAGCCCCGGCAGGGTGGCGCGGTGCCTTGAAGAGTAGGCCCCTCCCCTTCAGATGGCCAAGCCGTCGCTTGGCAACAGGACGCCACGCTGACCTGCGCGGCCGGCTGTGCAATCCAGCGAGTTTCTGGTCTTTTCTTCCTCCACTGGTCAGAAGCAACATGTCCCAGGAAGACCCCCAGGCGATGGCGGGGCCCCCTGAGCAGAAGGCGGAGGCGCCCCCGGAGAAAACCTGCGACTGTTACCACGTGAGCGCCGACCTGCCGGCCAGGTTCAACAACCCGGGCTGGTTTCGGGGCTACAG GTCCCAGCAGCCTGTGTCTGTGTACAGGACCAGCAACCAGGCCTACGGGGGCCGAGCCCCCACTGTGCACGAGATGCCG AAGGTTTATTACCCCACCTCGGGGAAGTTCTCCCAGCACCTGGCAACCTTCGGGATGTCCCGGAGCAGCACCCTCAACGTCTCCATGGACAAAAGCTTCGTGACGGGCCCGGATAACAACATCACACCTTTCGACCGTCTCGACTTCCACCCCAGCTACAACCCCAACCAGCCCTCCATCTGCAGCTGA